The following are encoded in a window of Lacinutrix sp. WUR7 genomic DNA:
- a CDS encoding 1-acyl-sn-glycerol-3-phosphate acyltransferase, producing MKWKLIGEFPKDLKKYVIIAVPHTSWHDFYIGLLIRKITNTKINFLGKKEIFIFPFGYYFRAVGGRALDRTPGQNKVEAIAKLFETNDELRLTLAPEGTRDKVSEWKTGFYHIAKAAHVPIVMVTFDFGRKQNKISKPFYPTDNMEEDFAFMHNFFKGVKGKVSHKSF from the coding sequence ATGAAATGGAAACTTATTGGTGAGTTTCCAAAAGACCTGAAGAAATACGTTATAATAGCTGTTCCTCATACGAGTTGGCATGATTTCTATATTGGATTATTAATCCGAAAAATCACAAATACAAAAATTAATTTTCTCGGTAAAAAAGAAATATTCATATTCCCATTTGGTTATTATTTTAGAGCTGTTGGAGGAAGAGCATTAGATAGAACTCCTGGTCAGAATAAAGTGGAAGCTATTGCTAAACTTTTTGAAACTAATGATGAATTACGATTAACATTAGCTCCAGAAGGTACTAGAGATAAAGTATCCGAATGGAAAACAGGTTTTTATCATATAGCAAAAGCTGCACATGTGCCAATTGTAATGGTTACTTTCGATTTTGGTAGAAAACAAAACAAAATTTCGAAACCTTTTTATCCTACAGATAATATGGAAGAAGATTTTGCTTTTATGCACAATTTCTTCAAAGGGGTAAAAGGAAAAGTATCCCATAAATCTTTTTAA